The Sulfurimonas hydrogeniphila genome includes a window with the following:
- the pseI gene encoding pseudaminic acid synthase translates to MKIGSFDLEKDGVYIIAELSANHNGVLQNALDTIKGAKEIGANAIKLQTYTADSMTLDSDKEDFIIKGGTLWDGKKLYDLYKEAYTPWEWHKELFEYARAIGIDIFSSPFDKTAVDFLEQFNPSAYKIASFEITDYELIRYTASTGRPVIISTGIATIDEIQDAVDICREEGNEDIVLLKCTSAYPAPLEDANLQMVPNLAQTFGVISGFSDHTLGLTAPIAAVTLGAKVIEKHFILDKSIGGADADFSLDKQEFSDMVKAIRDTEKLLGKVDYSMNEKKKKSRQFARSLYVAKNIKKGEKFNEENVRSVRPGYGIHPKYLKDVLGEISDKDYKFGDRFER, encoded by the coding sequence ATGAAAATAGGTAGTTTTGATTTAGAAAAAGATGGAGTTTATATAATAGCAGAACTTAGTGCAAACCATAATGGTGTATTACAAAATGCACTTGATACTATTAAAGGTGCAAAAGAGATAGGTGCAAATGCTATTAAACTTCAAACATACACAGCAGATAGTATGACACTAGACTCAGATAAAGAAGATTTTATCATAAAAGGTGGCACTCTTTGGGATGGAAAAAAACTGTATGATTTGTATAAAGAAGCATATACCCCGTGGGAGTGGCACAAAGAACTTTTTGAATATGCAAGAGCGATAGGTATAGACATCTTCTCTTCTCCTTTTGATAAAACGGCGGTTGACTTTTTAGAACAGTTTAATCCATCAGCGTATAAGATAGCTTCTTTTGAGATAACAGATTACGAACTTATACGCTATACAGCTTCTACGGGCAGACCTGTTATTATAAGTACAGGGATAGCAACAATAGATGAGATTCAGGATGCTGTGGATATTTGCAGGGAAGAAGGAAATGAAGATATAGTTTTATTGAAATGTACTTCTGCTTACCCAGCACCATTAGAAGATGCAAACTTGCAAATGGTACCAAACTTAGCACAAACTTTTGGAGTTATTAGTGGTTTTAGTGACCATACTTTAGGTTTAACTGCTCCTATAGCAGCGGTTACTCTTGGTGCGAAAGTAATTGAAAAACACTTTATACTAGATAAAAGCATAGGTGGAGCTGATGCTGATTTTAGTCTTGATAAACAAGAATTTAGTGATATGGTAAAAGCTATAAGAGATACTGAGAAATTGCTTGGAAAAGTTGACTATAGTATGAATGAAAAAAAGAAAAAATCTCGTCAATTTGCACGAAGTCTTTATGTGGCTAAAAATATAAAAAAAGGTGAAAAATTTAATGAAGAAAATGTAAGAAGTGTAAGACCAGGATATGGAATACATCCTAAGTATTTGAAAGATGTTTTGGGTGAAATATCTGATAAAGACTATAAGTTTGGGGATAGATTTGAAAGATAA
- the pseH gene encoding UDP-4-amino-4,6-dideoxy-N-acetyl-beta-L-altrosamine N-acetyltransferase, which yields MKMGSYQLISFPDLSDLEKEMVLQWRNHLDVKKWMYRNTEISLYEHLEHINLLEQKKDKYFLVKKNDIFLGVIYFTDIDYKKRECYFGLYANPFEKIAGVGQVLEQLCINYVFKNLKFKKLKLEVFKDNKKAINLYKKFNFKEVGVKIVHNKDVICMELKNENR from the coding sequence ATGAAGATGGGTAGCTATCAGTTAATTTCATTTCCTGACTTATCAGATTTAGAGAAAGAAATGGTTTTGCAGTGGAGGAATCATTTGGATGTAAAAAAATGGATGTATCGTAATACAGAGATTTCTTTATATGAACATTTAGAACATATTAACCTCTTAGAACAAAAAAAGGATAAGTATTTTTTAGTCAAAAAAAATGATATCTTTCTTGGAGTAATTTATTTTACCGATATTGACTATAAAAAGAGAGAATGTTATTTTGGACTATATGCTAATCCTTTTGAAAAAATAGCTGGGGTGGGTCAAGTTTTAGAACAATTATGCATTAATTATGTCTTTAAAAACTTAAAGTTTAAAAAACTAAAACTTGAAGTTTTTAAAGATAATAAAAAAGCTATAAATTTATATAAAAAATTCAATTTTAAAGAAGTTGGAGTAAAAATAGTGCATAACAAAGATGTAATTTGTATGGAGTTGAAAAATGAAAATAGGTAG
- a CDS encoding PIG-L deacetylase family protein, with translation MNKKILIIAAHPDDEVLGCFGTVARLIKEGYEAYTLILGEGKTSRDKKREIENKKNELWVLNSEIKKANSIIGIKKVFVESFPDNRFDSVDLLDIVKVVSKVKENIKPDIIFTHYENDLNIDHRITYQTVITATRPMEEESVKEIYSFEVLSSTEWNYPLSFSPDTFYDISTTLSLKIEAMKAYDSELCKYPHPRSLEGIELNAKHRGMRIGKEYVEAFKCVRNIR, from the coding sequence ATGAATAAAAAGATATTAATTATAGCAGCGCATCCTGATGATGAAGTATTGGGTTGTTTTGGAACAGTTGCAAGACTTATAAAAGAAGGATATGAAGCATATACACTTATTCTTGGAGAGGGAAAAACAAGTAGAGATAAAAAAAGAGAGATAGAAAATAAAAAAAATGAGTTATGGGTACTGAATAGTGAAATAAAAAAAGCAAATAGCATTATAGGTATTAAAAAAGTTTTTGTTGAAAGTTTTCCGGATAATCGTTTTGATAGTGTTGATTTGTTAGATATTGTCAAGGTTGTCTCTAAAGTTAAAGAAAATATTAAACCAGATATTATCTTTACTCATTATGAAAATGATTTAAATATTGACCATCGAATAACCTATCAAACTGTCATTACCGCTACTAGACCTATGGAAGAGGAATCTGTTAAGGAGATATATAGCTTTGAGGTTTTATCTTCCACTGAATGGAACTATCCACTTTCTTTTAGTCCTGATACTTTTTATGATATCTCAACGACTTTAAGTTTAAAAATAGAAGCAATGAAAGCGTATGATTCCGAATTGTGTAAATATCCTCATCCCAGGAGTTTAGAAGGAATTGAACTAAATGCTAAGCATCGAGGTATGAGAATAGGCAAAGAGTATGTTGAGGCTTTTAAATGTGTGAGGAATATACGATGA
- a CDS encoding methionyl-tRNA formyltransferase has product MKDTIIIATIKEWNIKQYFLLAEKYKNKFDFMLITTPKELNYEELKKIKPKYIFFPHWSWLIPKEIYENFESILFHMTDLPFGRGGSPFQNLIMSEIYETKVSAIRVEEGLDTGNIYLKEPFNISLGSAEENFIELSNIIFNKMIPQFLNHPIKSIPQKGKITKFKRRTPNQSNILNEQITTMKKMYDFIRMLDAEGYPKAYIEVNNLKIEFSEVHLKKNELVGRFEVKENE; this is encoded by the coding sequence ATGAAAGATACAATTATCATTGCCACTATTAAGGAATGGAATATTAAACAATACTTTCTTTTGGCAGAAAAATATAAAAATAAATTTGATTTTATGTTAATAACAACACCCAAAGAGCTTAACTATGAAGAGTTAAAAAAAATAAAGCCTAAATATATATTTTTCCCTCATTGGTCTTGGTTAATACCTAAAGAGATATATGAAAATTTTGAATCAATTTTATTTCATATGACTGATTTACCGTTTGGAAGAGGCGGAAGTCCTTTCCAAAATTTAATAATGTCTGAAATATATGAAACAAAAGTATCTGCTATAAGAGTTGAAGAAGGTCTTGATACAGGTAATATTTATTTAAAAGAACCTTTTAATATCTCCCTTGGAAGTGCAGAAGAAAATTTTATAGAATTGTCTAATATTATTTTTAATAAAATGATTCCACAATTTTTGAATCATCCAATAAAATCAATACCACAAAAAGGTAAAATAACAAAATTTAAAAGAAGAACTCCCAACCAGAGTAATATACTTAATGAACAAATTACAACTATGAAAAAAATGTATGATTTTATAAGGATGTTGGATGCTGAAGGCTATCCTAAAGCATATATAGAGGTAAATAATTTAAAAATTGAATTTAGTGAAGTTCATTTAAAAAAGAATGAACTGGTCGGAAGGTTTGAGGTAAAAGAAAATGAATAA
- the pseG gene encoding UDP-2,4-diacetamido-2,4,6-trideoxy-beta-L-altropyranose hydrolase, with the protein MNQNILFRVDSSSSIGTGHIMRDLVLAQQYKNANIIFATLDLEGNANERIEEAGYAIELLKSNTLNELHSLIKKLKIDLLVIDHYEIDEVSEKALKTKNPTLKILSFDDTYEKHYCDILLNHNMSADESRYKSLVPSFCEIRCGADYTLLRNEFIEEKKIKREKIYEYFIAMGGADTANLNIKILEILPKDKKVALVTTTANKNLTQLQEYVKDKVNISLFINSKRIAKLMNQSQLAIITPSVTVNEVYFLGVDFVVIKTADNQGEIYSYLKSNGYKTIDNIDIFKGLI; encoded by the coding sequence ATGAATCAAAATATCCTCTTTCGTGTAGATTCATCTTCAAGCATAGGAACAGGGCATATTATGCGTGATTTAGTATTGGCACAGCAGTATAAAAATGCCAATATTATTTTTGCTACTTTAGATCTGGAAGGGAATGCAAATGAAAGAATAGAAGAGGCAGGATATGCCATAGAACTTTTAAAATCTAATACGCTCAATGAATTACACAGTTTGATCAAAAAGTTAAAAATAGACTTGTTGGTTATTGATCATTATGAAATAGATGAAGTATCTGAAAAAGCATTAAAAACCAAAAATCCAACATTAAAAATTCTTTCGTTTGATGATACTTATGAAAAGCACTATTGTGATATACTGTTAAATCATAATATGAGTGCTGATGAAAGTAGATATAAAAGTTTAGTTCCTTCTTTTTGTGAGATAAGATGTGGGGCTGACTATACACTTTTGCGTAATGAATTTATAGAAGAAAAGAAGATAAAACGAGAAAAAATTTATGAGTATTTTATTGCAATGGGTGGAGCAGATACAGCTAATCTAAATATAAAAATTTTAGAAATTTTACCAAAAGATAAAAAAGTGGCACTTGTTACAACAACTGCGAATAAAAATCTAACCCAGTTACAGGAGTATGTTAAAGATAAAGTAAATATCTCACTTTTCATAAACTCAAAGAGGATAGCAAAGCTTATGAATCAGAGTCAATTAGCTATAATAACTCCTAGTGTAACGGTGAATGAAGTATACTTTTTAGGTGTTGATTTTGTGGTTATAAAGACGGCTGATAATCAAGGAGAAATCTATAGTTATCTTAAAAGTAATGGATATAAAACTATTGATAATATAGACATATTTAAAGGATTGATATGA